Part of the Candidatus Omnitrophota bacterium genome is shown below.
TTCGCGCACCACGTAGACCTCACTCCCCTGGGCCTTTTCAAAAACTAATCCGTTTGCTTTCATCAAATTATCCAGGGCATCTTCCACAGGCACATCTTCCATATACACAGTGATGTTCCTGTCCTGTATCCTCTCACTGGCAATGAAATTCATTCCCGCCTGCTGAGAAAAAAGTTTAAGAACACTCTTCAGTTGCGCATCCTGCAGATCCAGACTAATACGCGGACTCGCCCCAAACCCGCGGCTTTGGGCCGTGGCCACCCCCCCTGCGAAGGTCATCAGCAATGCAATCACGCAAACTGACATGAGCAGACGACTGAGAACTCTCACACCGACCTCCTTTATCCTCCCCCGCTCGTCCCAATGGGTCTGACAGGCAAGGGAGGTCTGAGTACGTATTCAAAACCCCGGTAGATTACAGTGACACCGCTGCGGTCGATCGCAAGGACCTCTGCCCCTGCAACTGAATCACCGGGTTCAACAATGCGATTATCAATAATGGCCTGCGGCCGGGCACTCCCCCACAACAATCCCTGTACCGTCACCTTGGGAGGTTCGACAGGCTCGCTCGTGTGGTCAATTTCAACTTCGGTTGGTGTTGCACTTCCGGACGGTTTTGCTATGGGAAGGGCGCTCTTGAACGGATTCCTGAAGCTTCGTCCATCGTAACGGTGAACAATGTCCGCCACTTGGTTTTGAGCAACCAACTCTTCGTTTACCACGGCCATTTCCGGAGGAACGGCGCTCTGCGCAAGGCAAATAGACTGCGACCAGGCCCCGGCCAGCAAAAACAACACAACACCCGTAAAACCGGATCTTCTATTCATTCCTTAGCCAGCACCAATAGTTGTGGGGTATAGGCTGGACACCCGCAATTTCGCCCGGACCCGCGGCTCTTCCAAAAGCGCAGAGGCCGATGCAGTTTTTTCCCCAAACTCAACACTTTCGATTCGCATAAACTTATCCGAGGATTCCAACGCATAAAAAAACTCGCCTATCTGATGGTAGGTCCCTTCTAATTCAATCTTGACTGCCATCCGCACATAGTTGCCCTCGGCACGAAGATTTTGGGGCTCAAGAGAATCAATCCACACTTGGCTTGATTGCTGGGCCAAGGTAATTTCATTGAGGAACCAGCCATAGTCCGTATCCGGAGCCAAACGTTGCGTCCAACTATCGAGTTTTGCTTGCATGCTCTTGATCGATCTCAACAC
Proteins encoded:
- the pilO gene encoding type 4a pilus biogenesis protein PilO is translated as MNFSKEGFLVLFLVLGITGWGGMKIYQYQTEKTAMLNAEQIKQEELNQVLRSIKSMQAKLDSWTQRLAPDTDYGWFLNEITLAQQSSQVWIDSLEPQNLRAEGNYVRMAVKIELEGTYHQIGEFFYALESSDKFMRIESVEFGEKTASASALLEEPRVRAKLRVSSLYPTTIGAG